The Penicillium oxalicum strain HP7-1 chromosome VI, whole genome shotgun sequence genome window below encodes:
- a CDS encoding Pumilio, whose product MATNTSGVHNVRSNRSNMNGDRGRGQHGNGFGAGNTNFHTIWSDTNRVHGFGEDQPVTDSRYEGKSGSGSLLSTSESEGWAGRPHLPWSTVNTTGLPMSQGRTTMATSPVQVRGSDGNAATYNDTGDSSYFSLPRTTSMNNSSGSASHRPYLHSGSEGASPSGDGVTFNAFGGLRNGDGRRQISSSALGGSPVGTTFPVKSGFASALDNSRSEDVAMGPLGSGMADGTSPTQTRNTFSEMRHNSTTFVPQRPAHTARTSYYSDNHTSDSRYNSSSNEMGGGFSKLQVNDNGHHAHTGAQRPSIMSQASFDGSLARAKTQNVDDFTYQALATYGAQAAHDLQFGYQGRAHGGDQGSGSPTSYGHVSTAMYTDAEAAQLRNAAQLRMNEQLAFERRLSAYQEQEFMQAQGNGMPRMTIPPSYEFQNYQAARLNALQGYYPIAQIPQIPGLNAAALASRAQRDQDPSQSVRSPLLEEFRANNKGSKRYELKDIYGHVVEFSGDQHGSRFIQQKLETANSDEKEQVFREIQENALQLMTDVFGNYVVQKLFEHGNQSQKKILANQMRGHVLALSTQMYGCRVVQKALEHILTDQQAAMVKELENHVLKCVRDQNGNHVIQKAIERVPSQYVQFIIDAFRGQVHRHAAHPYGCRVIQRMLEHCTEFDRESILSELHACTLSLIPDQFGNYVIQHVIENGEAKDRDRMIQVVMSQLLAFSKHKFASNVVEKSIEFGDESQRHYIITTLTSSNGRGENPLLGLMRDQYGNYVIQKVLGQLKGAEREALVEQIKPLLSQLKKFSYGKQIVAIEKLIFDTTSPMGGPMTQGSTTPPNSHKSSPQPPKRRISAVQQPQTPYVTNGPPTPPPTDSHASMATFESKGLCRGTVTSVSSPDSGSNGVSIHIDGH is encoded by the exons ATGGCCACAAACACAAGTGGCGTACACAAC GTACGATCGAATCGCTCCAACATGAACGGCGACCGAGGCCGTGGTCAGCATGGCAACGGCTTTGGTGCCGGAAACACTAATTTCCATACCATCTGGAGTGACACCAACCGTGTCCATGGATTCGGAGAAG ATCAACCCGTGACCGATTCTCGCTATGAAGGCAAgtctggctctggctcatTGCTGTCAACCTCGGAGTCTGAAGGCTGGGCCGGCCGTCCCCACTTGCCGTGGAGCACTGTCAACACCACGGGCCTGCCTATGAGCCAGGGTCGGACCACGATGGCCACGTCGCCTGTCCAAGTCCGTGGCAGTGATGGAAATGCGGCCACTTACAACGATACCGGTGATTCTTCatatttttctcttccgcGCACGACCAGCATGAACAACTCCAGTGGTAGTGCCAGCCACAGACCCTACCTTCACTCGGGATCCGAGGGAGCTTCTCCTTCTGGCGACGGTGTGACTTTCAATGCATTTGGCGGCCTCCGCAATGGCGACGGCCGGCGTCAAATCAGCTCATCCGCGCTCGGAGGCAGCCCCGTGGGCACAACTTTTCCTGTGAAGTCTGGTTTCGCAAGCGCCTTGGATAACTCCCGCTCCGAGGATGTGGCCATGGGACCACTTGGCTCGGGCATGGCTGACGGCACCTCGCCCACTCAAACACGAAACACATTCTCTGAAATGCGCCACAATTCGACCACTTTTGTTCCGCAGCGTCCAGCTCACACTGCTCGTACCTCTTACTATTCTGACAACCACACTTCGGACAGTCGTTACAACAGCAGCTCTAATGAGATGGGTGGAGGTTTCAGCAAGCTGCAGGTTAACGACAATGGTCATCACGCTCACACCGGGGCACAGAGACCCTCTATCATGTCCCAAGCGTCATTCGATGGCTCCCTTGCGCGGGCAAAGACACAGAACGTTGACGACTTCACTTATCAAGCCCTGGCCACTTATGGCGCCCAAGCTGCCCATGATTTGCAATTTGGATACCAAGGTCGCGCCCACGGCGGCGATCAGGGATCGGGCTCTCCCACCAGCTACGGCCATGTGTCAACTGCTATGTACACTGACGCCGAGGCCGCTCAGTTGCGAAATGCTGCCCAGCTTCGAATGAACGAGCAGCTTGCCTTCGAGCGTAGACTGTCGGCCTACCAAGAGCAAGAATTCATGCAGGCCCAAGGAAATGGCATGCCTCGTATGACAATTCCGCCGTCGTATGAGTTCCAAAACTACCAGGCCGCTCGACTGAATGCCTTGCAAGGCTACTACCCCATTGCTCAGATCCCCCAGATCCCTGGATTGAATGCGGCAGCTTTGGCCTCCCGCGCCCAGCGTGATCAAGACCCCTCCCAGAGTGTGCGAAGCCCTCTGCTCGAAGAATTTCGCGCCAACAACAAGGGTAGCAAGCGTTACGAACTGAAGGATATCTACGGACATGTCGTAGAATTCAGCGGTGATCAGCACGGCTCTCGCTTCATTCAGCAGAAGCTAGAAACTGCCAACAGTGATGAGAAGGAACAAGTCTTCCGTGAGATTCAAGAGAATGCCCTGCAGCTCATGACGGACGTCTTTGGCAACTACGTTGTCCAGAAGCTTTTTGAACATGGCAATCAGAGTCAGAAAAAGATACTCGCTAATCAAATGCGTGGTCACGTCCTGGCACTGTCGACTCAGATGTACGGCTGTCGTGTGGTTCAGAAAGCCTTGGAGCATATCTTGACAGATCAGCAAGCTGCTATGGTCAAGGAGTTGGAGAACCATGTGTTGAAATGTGTTCGAGACCAGAACGGCAACCATGTCATCCAGAAGGCGATTGAGCGGGTGCCTTCTCAATATGTGCAGTTCATTATTGACGCGTTCCGTGGCCAAGTCCATCGCCATGCTGCCCACCCATACGGTTGCCGTGTGATTCAACGTATGTTGGAGCACTGCACAGAATTCGACCGCGAATCGATTCTCAGTGAGCTCCATGCGTGCACATTGAGTCTTATTCCAGACCAATTTGGTAACTATGTCATTCAACATGTGATTGAAAACGGCGAAGCGAAGGACCGGGACCGGATGATCCAGGTTGTCATGTCCCAGTTGCTGGCCTTTTCGAAACACAAGTTTGCTAGCAATGTGGTTGAGAAAAGCATCGAGTTTGGCGACGAAAGCCAGCGCCACTACATCATCACTACATTGACTTCATCAAACGGCCGCGGAGAAAACCCACTGCTCGGCCTCATGCGTGATCAGTATGGGAACTACGTGATCCAAAAGGTTCTCGGTCAGTTGAAGGGTGCTGAGCGTGAGGCCCTTGTCGAGCAAATCAAGCCCTTGCTCAGCCAGTTGAAAAAATTCAGTTATGGCAAGCAGATTGTGGCCATCGAGAAGCTCATCTTTGATACCACTTCTCCAATGGGTGGCCCCATGACTCAGGGCTCGACCACTCCTCCAAACTCCCACAAGTCTTCCCCGCAACCACCAAAACGTCGCATCTCTGCCGTACAGCAGCCTCAGACTCCCTATGTCACCAATGGCCCTCCTACCCCTCCTCCCACTGACAGCCACGCTTCTATGGCGACCTTTGAGTCCAAGGGACTGTGCCGGGGTACTGTGACGTCCGTCTCAAGTCCCGATAGCGGCAGCAATGGGGTTTCCATCCATATTGACGGCCACTAA